The following nucleotide sequence is from Bactrocera oleae isolate idBacOlea1 chromosome 2, idBacOlea1, whole genome shotgun sequence.
TCTTAAACGTTAAGCCATTGTTTTTGgtgtgttataaatattttataataaaatggaCTAAAATATCTAACAACCTTACATTTATACCTACATTAcgtttttgaaattatatttactaaTAAATTGTACTAGTACAGCTCAGCGTCAATGTTTTAACTGTTTTTCGAGATAAATTCTTTTCATTTGGAATCAAAAAACTATACTGTTTGAAGCTTACCTGAGTTCGAAATTTATAAACGTATATAAATACAGAGGTTTAAGAAGCCAGCCTCAGTTTTGAAACAGATTTTCCCAACATTCTACGGCACGCGAAAGGTTTAACTATTAATAActaagtatttataattttaaaaagcatccgttttaaagtttttagaaaaaatattgtacagtATGAACTCACAATAAGACGTGCTTTAGTTGTCACATTTCGATAAATTCATTTGCAGTGCATGTACTGAACATATTCCACAGAATAACGTCAATTCGTCGATGCCCGGTGTGTTTGTGTGATTGAACGAAAAACAATAAGAAGGCTACAGtgaagaaattaattttgccaaaagttaagaaaaatacaccaaaaTTATGCCGGAATCGGATGTAACAAAAATGAAGGTAAATGATGTAATCTTCTATATCGGTGATTGATGATCTAATGTACATAACTTGCTTTTTAGGTGGCTGATTTGAAGCGCGAGCTAAAGCTGCGTGGCCTTGCTACCACGGGTAATAAAACGGAACTTCAAGACCGCCTACAAACAGCGCTACTTGAGGGTGATATTTCTCTAGAAGATTCAGCTATTACGAATGAGGACGCACTGCTTGATGACGATGCTGTATTAACCGATGAAGAGGAATCGCCGATTGCTGCAGATGAAAACGAGTTACTTAAAAGTCCTACCAGTACTCCTACTGCTTCTGAATTGCCTTCTCCGTTGAACGAGAATAAGCCAAGTACCGATGTCACAAATATTGcaactaataaaaaaacaattattttgaaacGTAAAGTCACCTTAACAAATGACGGGGACAAAGTTTCATCGGCCACTGAAGACgcaacatcaacaacagcaaaagaGAATACCGAGCCACCAAAGGAAAAGGTTTTGAAAATGAGTGAGCGCAATCCGATCACCGTAAGTGATCTCAGTTCTAAAGAGCCAAAAGTGGTACAATTAACCCAAATGGAACGTTTGGAACTTCGTGCCAAGAAATTTGGACTAGGCTCAAACTCGACCACTGCTGCAATCTCAACCAAATCTGTTAGCAATACAAAGATAAGTAGCGTTACCACAGAGCCCGTTGTCAATGATGTCAAACAAATGGAAATGCTGAAAAAACGAGCGGAACGTTTTGGTTGCGTTGTTTCCTCAAAAATGGCAAAAATCGATGCTGCGGAGAAATTACAGAAGCGAAAAGAACGATTCGGTGCGGGGAGTTCAACCACATCAACCGGTGTTGCTGTCGGTTCAACAAAATCAGATGACATGTGGGCTGAAAAGGCACGAGCACGTTTAGAACGCTTCAAAAATACTCAATCATTATCAACTGATAAACAAATTGCCACATCGAGCGGAAATACTGAGAATAGCGAGCCGAGTATAGAACTAGCACCAGTGGTCACGCCATCAACACCTCCAACCTCAATTGCTGGTAATTAGAGCCATCCAAATAATTTGTATCATCACCTACAAACTACTAACGTACATTACATCTAGTTCTACTCCGTAACCGCAAGGATATGCTACATAGTTAAATTTGTATCCATAACATTTAATTACATTCTGCACATTTAAGCATAAACACTTACTCGGTGAATATGCAAATattgtttgaataaaaaaaattaccattttAGGAAGATGTTTCTTATTAACCGTACAATAAAGAgttcaataagaaaaaaaatagtttatatttaattgtctGCAGCTTGGCCGAAACGGTTCGGAAATATAAACAATAGGGGTggcaatacatatgtacgcctaaaataaatatatatttctgctCAAGACCAGTTGGCTAcactacatatatagtatatgcaaCGGCGGTATACAATGTATTACGTTGTCATGATGTCcgatttgaaaataatttatgtgcATAGAGACAAGTACAACACAATTAGTTGTACAATGTTCTTTTATTAAGTTATTGAAATACGCCGGGACTGCAGAAGTATCTCGATATtttgacaataaaaaatttaattgtatttattagaTTTTATTCATAATCGTAAATCATAcaattctcaaaatattttttagttaaaacgGAAGTTACTTGGCTTAATCATTCTTATCACGGTTTGCGCAATTGCGGATAAGATTGTTAAATTGTCAATGATGTGAAAGGTTtgcttatttataaaaaaaaaacacgaaatatatatgtaaataaaacatgtaatacacatatgcatgcgAAATTCTTTAAATGATAGTGCTGGGATATTGAGAAATCTTTATTTTATAGTAATGACGTCTACGGGCTAGTGATTATAGtatgtttagaaatatgtaACTTTAATCGTCCTACCATCCATTCGGGAACCGTCCATTAATGCTTAAATGTATAAGTAGAAAAATAAGTTAGTTTAACACACTGGATAATTTACacattattgcttttttttaccGATAGCCAACTCAGCGTCTCGTTCTTTAAAGAACCGTACCACTCCTAAATCATTGCCTCGAATCTCGGCGAATTTTACTTCGCCAACGTCACGAAATTTATCCCGCAAAGTTTGCCAAGTGCAACTTAATGGAATCTGGAATCACATAGcgcattaaatatataaaatcaaaaataaatcaaattgtttacattcttaataataatagtatCCGACTTGCGTGGATTGCTGCTGGTATTGCCTGCATTACTTCCGCCACTGCCACCTCCACTATACATATCGATGTTACCGCTACCGCTGTAATCGTTGCCATCCATGGCACCGCCAACTCCACCGGTGTTACCACTGCTGCTGTTGTATGCGTTGAAGCCTCCACCAGAATTTCCACCACTGCCTGTATTAAAACCGGAAGATCCTCCGAAACCGGAACTATAGTTGTTGCCGCCTGTGCTGTAGTTGTTGGATAAAGCTGCATTGGCCGAAGACATGGAATCTTCATTTCCGCCACCCGACGGGCCCAAATTCAACCCCAGGTTGTTAAGAGACGTTGTAAGTAATGGATTGGAAAGTGCGGCACCAAGACCTCCAACTACATTCGACAATGCCGCCAAATTGGTGGAAGATAAATTTCCCAAATTTAGGCCAGCTGCATTGTTACCCAGAGATTTTGCTGCTGCCTGAACAACTGGAGCTACTGGAGATGGCTGGACTGCTTGATTGCTAAACATGGCGGTATTGCCTCCACCGCCGCTACCGCCACCTCCCAAATTGGCTACCATGTTCCCCAAGATGTTGGATCCGGCTTGTGAAGATAACGATGACTGATTTGGTTGATTCTGTTGCTGTTGAATAATGCTGGGCAAGTTGCGAGCCACGTCTCTTAATGGTTCGCCATTTGGACCAAGTCCAATACCAACTCCACCAAGTCCTTCTGGTAATTTCAAACCTTCTCCCTTATCTGGAATACGATCCAAACGAACCGTCATACGTCGATCAAAAAGCATTTGACGATCCAGCATAGAAATAGCCTGTACAGCCTCTACCGGATGGTCGTACTCCACAACAGCAAAGCCACGACTGTTACCCTCTTTGTCAACGGATAGATCTACGCTCTGTACTTTTCCGGCCAACTTGAAAACTTGTTTGAGTTTCTTAGTATCGACCTTATAGTCCAGCTGTGTAAGACGAGTTGTATAAAGTtaattcaaaggaatatttatatataaataaggcaTAAATATAAGCATGTTTAGACAGGTTAACAAGTAATGAAAAGCCATTGAGACGCAGAGGTTGAATAGTGCCCACTCCGGAATTCcactttgtatttgtatttacgGACCAATCTGAATGCAATATACAAAATATCACCAAATTATCTATGACACGGTTTGAAAACCAAATAATTTGCAAATGGAATCGAATGATGATCGATGAATCGAATTTGTCCGCCTCCAGCattggtaaaatttttatattatacaatacaatattagaaaaattaactaaataatttCAACAATTAAACAAGGACGCCGATGTACAAAACCAAGAGGGGAAAATATTTAAGCAAGATTAAAAGTGATCTGAGCAACTTAGAAGAATTGAGAGCATTGGTTAACAAATACACCTAATTAGTGAATTAGCGTAAGATATAAAGGCATCATAAAAGTACGCtaaatatttgttgacatttcaCTCATATTGCAATCCGAACTGATTTAAAGGTCTAGGTCTAGTAGACATCACATTCTACTATATGAATTATAAACCAAGTAAGTTTCAACGAATATTAGATtccaacaatattttataacttacAAACTTAGGTCGGAGAACTTAGATCTAAGAGTCACTTCtacgtttgtttacaattaCCAGTAGGCTTACAACCCCCGATACCAAAACACGtctgttttacattttttctttgattacataaaaattatatactcacATTAGCAACAAAAACCTTATTATGCAAAGGTCCACTTATGCCCAGACTCTCCAAAAACGAAGCAGAAAGCCCATACAAATTGTAATTCgatgaattattaaaatcattagACATCATGTTAAAATTATTACGCCCAGATCTAGAAAAAGAACACGTTATCGGAAAAAGTCAGCGGTAAACACATCATCCAGAGAAACAAAGGTGAAGATCGACTAAAAAACGCGTAGACACGTTGAAATATTCGTTGTTACAtaagaataaatattatatatctaagaTCCATCGAAATATCTGATTGATGAACATCCTTCTTCTATCGATACttaaaatttgccaaaataCACACTATACTAACTTAAATATCAACGTTATGAATTGAAGCGATATATATAGGCATTTACTTTTCAGCTTGCGGAATCTGCAGTTCAAAATAAAAGATGCATTTTCGATACCTtaggaaaaatatttcataaataattaaaaggtCTGATTTCTAATACTAATTGAAAATTCAATACCGTCAGAATTGAACGAAACCCATTCTTAAAACAAGAATACACCAACCTTCAAGTGTTATCGTTTTTACAATAGCTCCTTTCACTTCGGAAATTtccaagaaaatattataagcgTTTGGGTGAAATAGCTCAATGCTATTCAAATGTTTACCATCAATATTCTGTGTGGACACAAAAATAATCGCCAGGCTGTGATATGAAGAACAATATTATTCAACTAAACGAACTGACCAAGCCTAagtaaaacaattataaaatattaattcttaTATTGTTGATTTTCTACTGcattataattttgaataaagaGAAGCATATACCTTTCGCTCAGTTTAGTTTCCAACTTTATTTTATAACGTACAAAATTAGCTAGGGTTTACGAAATTATTGATTTAGCCCAAAAATTCGCATTAGAGACAGGAATTCCACTTCCCTAACATTAACCCGTTTTGAAACTAGAGGATATATTTGAATGATTAATTCACTATAGCACGCTCAAACCtcgaaaaacattaaaaaatgtataaccaATAGaagtttgtcaaaaaaaaacttctgcctattaaataaatatcaaatacctcttacaaataaaaaataaataaattaagttttattttacctGTCATCATCTCTTCGGGAGAATCCTCTATCTCGGTCACCCATTTCGATACCggcgccaccaccaccacttcCTCGTGCCGGCCCACCTCCGTCACGCACAATGCGACCATACTGATCACGTTGTTCGCCATGATCTTCTTTAACAACTAATTCGCGCCCATTTATTTCATAGCGATTCATTTTTTCTAAAGCTTTCTCTACATTATCAGGATCTTTAAATTCGA
It contains:
- the LOC106618083 gene encoding SAP domain-containing ribonucleoprotein; protein product: MPESDVTKMKVADLKRELKLRGLATTGNKTELQDRLQTALLEGDISLEDSAITNEDALLDDDAVLTDEEESPIAADENELLKSPTSTPTASELPSPLNENKPSTDVTNIATNKKTIILKRKVTLTNDGDKVSSATEDATSTTAKENTEPPKEKVLKMSERNPITVSDLSSKEPKVVQLTQMERLELRAKKFGLGSNSTTAAISTKSVSNTKISSVTTEPVVNDVKQMEMLKKRAERFGCVVSSKMAKIDAAEKLQKRKERFGAGSSTTSTGVAVGSTKSDDMWAEKARARLERFKNTQSLSTDKQIATSSGNTENSEPSIELAPVVTPSTPPTSIAGN
- the rump gene encoding myelin expression factor 2 isoform X1 codes for the protein MKTEGNDNSNDSREKDRDRRGRGARASRFSDADAGGLGSGGGGGSSNSGGNVNRDRSRERRNCRVYISNIPYDYRWQDLKDLFRRIVGSVEYVELFHDENGKARGCGIVEFKDPDNVEKALEKMNRYEINGRELVVKEDHGEQRDQYGRIVRDGGGPARGSGGGGAGIEMGDRDRGFSRRDDDRSGRNNFNMMSNDFNNSSNYNLYGLSASFLESLGISGPLHNKVFVANLDYKVDTKKLKQVFKLAGKVQSVDLSVDKEGNSRGFAVVEYDHPVEAVQAISMLDRQMLFDRRMTVRLDRIPDKGEGLKLPEGLGGVGIGLGPNGEPLRDVARNLPSIIQQQQNQPNQSSLSSQAGSNILGNMVANLGGGGSGGGGNTAMFSNQAVQPSPVAPVVQAAAKSLGNNAAGLNLGNLSSTNLAALSNVVGGLGAALSNPLLTTSLNNLGLNLGPSGGGNEDSMSSANAALSNNYSTGGNNYSSGFGGSSGFNTGSGGNSGGGFNAYNSSSGNTGGVGGAMDGNDYSGSGNIDMYSGGGSGGSNAGNTSSNPRKSDTIIIKNIPLSCTWQTLRDKFRDVGEVKFAEIRGNDLGVVRFFKERDAELAIALMDGSRMDGRTIKVTYF